From the Hordeum vulgare subsp. vulgare chromosome 1H, MorexV3_pseudomolecules_assembly, whole genome shotgun sequence genome, the window agaggaaaaactatggaggtatgtggtcgggcagccgtgagaaagtcgtctcaaatcagccctaattgctccatatatataggaggagggagggggggccttgccttggggtccaaggacccccaaggagtcggccgagccaaggggggaggactcccccccccccaaaccgagttagacttggtttggtgggaggagtccccctcccttcccacttcctccctcttttttttcttttcctttgatttcttattcttggcgcataggcccccttggggctgtcccaccagcccactaagggctggtgtgtctccccaaagcctatgggcttccccggggtgggttgcccccccccccccccccggtgaactcccggaacccattcgtcattcccggtaactccgaaaaccttccggtaatcaaatgaggtcatcctatatatcaatcttcgtttccggaccattccggaaaccctcgtgacatccgtgatctcatccgggactccgaacaacattcggtaaccaaccatataactcaaatacgcataaaacaacgtcgaaccttaagtgtgcagaccctgcgggttcgagaactatgtagacatgacccgagagaatcctcggtcaatatccaatagcgggacctggatgcccatattggatcctacatattctacgaagatcttatcgtttgaacctcagtgccaaggattcgtataatcccgtatgtcattccctttgtccttcggtatgttacttgcccgagattcgatcgtcagtatccgcatacctatttcaatctcgtttaccggcaagtctctttactcgttccgtaacacaagatcccgcaacttacactaagttacattgcttgcaaggcttgtgtgtgatgttgtattaccgagtgggccccgagatacctctccgtcacacggagtgacaaatcccagtcttgatccatactaactcaactaacaccttcggagatacctgtagagcatctttatagtcacccagttacgttgcgacgtttgatacacatcaccatttgaattacattgtaataaatctaacacccatacagttctggtgtcgatcatgttttggccgtggaagaggtttagtcagcgggtctgctacattcagatccgtgtgcactttgcatatatttacgtcctcctcctcgacatagtcgcggatgaggttgaagcgtcgtttgatgtgtctggtcttcttgtgaaaccttggctcctttgctaaggcaatggcaccagtgttgtcacagaacaaggttattggatccagtgcacttggcaccactccaatatccgtcatgaactgcttcatccagacaccctccttagccgcctccgaggcagccatgtactccgcttcacatgtagaatctgctacgatgctttgcttggaactgcaccagcttactgcacccccattaagaataaatacgtatccggtttgcgacttagagtcgtccagatctgtgtcaaagcttgcatcgacgtaaccttttacggcgagctcttcgtcacctccatacacgagaaacatctccttagtccttttcaggtacttcaggatattcttgaccgctgtccagtgatctactcctggattactctagaacctacctgccatacttatggccaggctaacatccggtctagtgcacagcatcgcatacatgatagaacctatggctgaagcataggggacggagcgcatatgctctctatcttcatcagttgctgggcactgagttttactcaatctcgtaccttgtaacactggcaagaaccctttcttggactgttccattttgaacctcttcaaaactttatcaaggtatgtgctttgtgaaagtcctatcaggcgtttcgatctatccctgtagatcttaatgcctaaaatgtaagcagcttctcctaggtccttcatagagaaacttttattcaagtaatcctttatgctctccaaaaactctatgttgtttccaatcagcaatatgtcatccacatataatattagaaacgccatagagctcccactcactttcttgtaaatacaagattctccaaccacttgtataaacccaaatgctttgatcacctcatcaaagcgtttgttccaactctgagatgcttgcaccagtccataaatggatcgctggagcttgcacaccttgtcagcatttttaggatcgacaaaaccttcgggttgcatcatatacaactcttccttaaggaaaccgttaaggaacgccgttttgacatccatctgccagatttcataatcgaaaaatgcagctattgctaacatgattctgacggacttaagcattgccacgggagagaaagtctcatcgtagtcaattcctggaacttgtgaaaaaccctttgccacaagtcgagctttataaacggtcacattaccgtcagcgtccgtcttcttcttaaagatccatttgttctgaatagccttgcggccctcaggtagtatctccaaagtccacactttgttctcatacatggatcctatctcagatttcatggcttctagccatttgttggaatctaggcccaccattgcttcttcataattcgcaggttcattgttgtctaacaacatgattgataagacgggattaccgtaccactctggagcagcgcatgatctcgtcgacctgcgtggttcaacagaaacttgaactggagtttcatgatcatcatcattaacttcctcctcaaccggcgtcgcaatgacagaggtttccccttgccctgcgccaccatccagagggatgagaggttcgacaacctcgtcaagttctatcttcctcccactcaattctctcgagagaaactccttctcgagaaaagttccgttcttagcaacaaacactttgccctcatatttgagatagaaggtgtacccaactgtctcttttgggtagcctatgaagacgcatttttccgctttgggttccaacttttcaggctgaagctttttgacataagcatcacatccccaaactttaagaaacgacaactttggccttttgccataccacagttcgtatggtgtcgtctcaacggattttgatggtgccctatttaaagtgaatgcagctgtttctaatgcataaccccaaagtgataacggcaaatcagtaagagacatcatagatcgcaccatctctaacaaggtacgattacgacgttcggacacaccattacgttgtggtgttccaggcagtgttaactgtgaaacaattccacattgtcttaagtgagcaccaaactcgaaactcagatattcacccccacgatcagaccgtaggaacttgatcttcttgttacgatgattttccacttcactctgaaattgcttgaacttttcaaatgtttcagacttgtgtttcatcaagtagacataaccatatctacttaaatcgtcagtgaaggtgaggaaataacgatatccgccgcgtgcctctacgctcattggaccacacacatcggtatgtatgatttccaacaagtcacttgcacgctccattgttccggcgaacggagtcttagtcatcttgcccatgaggcatggttcgcacgtgtcaagtgaatcaaagtcaagtgactccaaaagtccatcagcatggagtttcttcatgcgctttacaccaatatgacccaagcggcagtgccacaaaaatatggcgctatcattgtttactctaactcttttggtctcaatgttatgtatatgcgtatggctatcaagattcaatatgaacaatcctctcacattcggtgcatgaccataaaagatgttactcatagaaatagaacaaccattattctcagacttaaaagagtaaccgtctcgcaataaacaagatccagatataatgttcatgctcaacgcaggcactaaataacaatgatttaagttcatcactaatcccgatggtagctgaagtgacactatgccgacggcgattgcatcaaccttggaaccatttcctacgcgcatcgtcacttcgtctttcgccagccttcgtctattccgcagttcctgtttcgagttgcaaatgtgagcaacagaaccggtatcgaatacccaggcaccactacgagagccggttaagtacacatcaataacatgtatatcaaatatacctgatttttctttgcccgccttcttatctgccagatacttggggcaattgcgcttccagtgacccatacccttgcaatagaagcactctgtttcaggcttaggtccagccttgggtttcttcggcggattggcaacaggcttgcggctcttcttcgaattgcccttcttgcctttgccgtttctcttgaaactagtggtcttgctcaccatcaacacttgatgctctttacggagttcagactctgcgactttcagcgtcgcaaacaactcgccgggagacttgttcatcccttgcatgttgtagttcaacacaaagcctttatagcttggcggcagtgattgaaggattctgtcagtgatagcttcttgcgggagttcaatccccagttcagctagacggtttgagtacccagacattttgagcacatgttcactgacagacgagttttcctccatcttacaagcatagaatttatcggaggtctcatacctctcgatccgagcgttcttctgaaagataaacttcaactcctggaacatctcaaatgctccatgacgctcaaagcgacgtcgaagtcccggttctaagccatacaagactgcacattgaactattgagtagtcctccttacgcgctaaccaagcgttcttaacatcctgatcagccgtagcgggtggttcatctcctagcgcagcattaaggacataatccttcttcccagcttgtaagattagcttaagattacgagcccagtctacaaagttgcttccatcatctttcaacttagctttctctaggaacgtattaaaattcaggatgacacttgcgtgagccatgatctacaacacaaatatattcaaagtggacttagactatgttcaagataattagagttcaacttaatcaaattatatgctaaactcccactcaaaaagtacatctctctagtcatttgggtggttcatgatccacttacactatcccaagtccgatcatcacgtgagttgagtatagtttcagtggtaagcatccctatgctaatcatatcaactatatgattcatgatcgacctttcggtctcatgtgttccgaggccatgtctgcacatgctaggctcgtcaagcttaacccgagtgttccgcgtgcgcaactgttttgcacccgttgtatgtgaacgttgagtccatcacacccgatcatcacgtggtgtctcaaaacgacgaactgtagcaacggtgcacagtcggggagaacacaattttgtcttgaaattttagtgagagatcacctcataatgctaccgtcgttctaagaaaaataaggtgcataaaaggattaacatcacatgcaattcataagtgacatgatatggccatcatcacgtgcttcttgatctccatcaccaaagcaccggcacgatcttcttgtcaccggcgccacaccatgatcatccatcaacgtgttgccatcggggttgtcgtgctacttatgctattactactaaaactacatcctagcaaaatagtaaacgcatctgcaagcacaaacgttagtataaagacaaccctatggctcctgccggttgccgtaccatcgacgtgcaagtcgatatttctattacaacatgatcatctcatacatccaatatatcacatcacatctttggccatatcacatcacaatcataccctgcaaaaacaagttagacgtcctctaattttgttgttgcaagttttacgtggtggccaagggtatctagtaggatcgcatcttacttacgcaaacaccacaacagagatatatgagttgctatttaacctcatcgaaggacctcctcggtcaaatccgattcaactaaagttggagaaaccgtcacttgccagtcatctttgagcaaagggggttactcgtaacgatgaaaccagtctctcgtaagcgtacgagtaatgtcggtccaagccgcttcaatccaacaataccgcggaatcaagaaaagactaaggagggcagcaaaacgcacatcaccgcccacaaaaacttttgtgttctactcgagaagacatctacgcatgaacctagctcatgatgccactgttggggaacgtcgcatgggaaacaaaaaaatttcctacgcgcacgaagacctatcatggtgatgtccatctacgagaggggatgagtgatctacgtacccttgtagatcgtacagcagaagcgttagagaacgcggttgatgtagtggaacgtcctcacgtccctcgatccgccccgcgaacaatcccgcgatcagtcccacgatctagtaccgaacggacggcacctccgcgttcagcacacgtacagctcgacgatgatctcggccttcttgatccagcaagagagacggagaggtagaagagttctccggcagcgtgacggcgctccggaggttggtgatgatcttgtctcagcagggctccgcccgagctccgcagaaacgcgatctagaggaaaaactatggaggtatgtggtcgggcagccgtgagaaagtcgtctcaaatcagccctaattgctccatatatataggaagagggagggggggccttgccttggggtccaaggacccccaaggagtcggccgagccaagggggggaggactccccccccaaaccgagttagacttggtttggtgggaggagtccccctcccttcccacttcctccctcttttttttcttttcctttgatttcttattcttggcgcataggcccccttggggctgtcccaccagcccactaagggctggtgtgtctccccaaagcctatgggcttccccggggtgggttgcccccccccccccccccccggtgaactcccggaacccattcgtcattcccggtaactccgaaaaccttccggtaatcaaatgaggtcatcctatatatcaatcttcgtttccagaccattccggaaaccctcgtgacgtccgtgatctcatccgggactccgaacaacattcggtaaccaaccatataactcaaatacgcataaaacaacgtcgaaccttaagtgtgcagaccctgcgggttcgagaactatgtagacatgacccgagagactcctcggtcaatatccaatagcgggacctggatgcccatattggatcctacatattctacgaagatcttatcgtttgaacctcagtgccaaggattcgtataatcccgtatgtcattccctttgtccttcggtatgttacttgcccgagattcgatcgtcactatccgcatacctatttcaatctcgtttaccggcaagtctctttactcgttccgtaatacaagatcccgcaacttacactaagttacattgcttgcaaggcttgtgtgtgatgttgtattaccgagtgggccctgagatacctctccatcatacggagtgacaaatctcagtcttgatccatactaactcaactaacaccttcggtgatacctgtagagcatctttatagtcacccagttacgttgcgacgtttgatacacacaaagcattcctccggtgtcagtgagttatatgatctcatggtcataggaataaatacttgacacgcagaaaacagtagcaacaaaatgacacgatcaacatgctacgtctattagtttgggtctagtccatcacgtgattctcccaatgacgtgatccagttatcaagcaacaacaccttgttcataatcagaagacactgactatcatcgatcaactggctagccaactagaggcatgctagggacggtgttttgtctatgtatccacacatgtaaatgagtcttcattcaatacaattatagcatggataataaactattatcttgatacaggaattataataataactatacatttattattgcctctagggcataattccaacacaagccTACCTCGAGCGCTAGAGGTCGCAGCACCTGCTGGCGGAGTGCGCCGAAGACCTGTGGCtcatggaggtggagaaggaggcggaggcggaggaggaggagcgtgcccgtgctgctgcgctgccaccgccaccagcaaagCCCGCGCCGGCGGGGCAGACGACGGAGGCGCACGCACGTGCGCTCTGGAACTCGGCGTTCCCGTGGGTCGTCCCTGCGCCTACTctggtcgacctcaccggccccgatgacgacgacgacgacgcctagGGCTGCCCTCGTAGTTTTAGTTTTATGTTTAATTATGCattatgtatttatttatttCACACGCCGGTAAAATTGGTTCCGGCCAGCGTTGGGTGCACGTGTCCACCCATTTGCAGAAGCAGACGTTCGTGTCCGcctggccgacccaaacggacaaaaagcggACAAAATCACCATCCGTATGGGTCggtccgttggagttgctctaattaCTCAGTCATCCACGAAAATGCTATGGTCAAAAGTTGGGTAAAACAACACCACCCAAACACACGAAAAACTGAGAAAACATTGATATTAAGAAACTACAATATTACTTGGCCACCCATGGAAATACAGTGGTTTTCAATTATcacatttttataaaaactttGCTGCCAAACTGAGCCAAGTATTATGCTTGATACAGAGCTGACGAATTTGCGATCCAGCAAGCACGGAGATGCGCCCCCGTTCCCGCTGCCGACGATCCAACAACAGTCACGGTTCAGCATAGCAATAATGCATCTGAATATCATATCATCATCAACCCGTTGATATTCTCCAAAAACCGAGGCGCTAACTAATTTCTAATGCCCAGGCAACCGAGGCGTTAACGATAAGCGATATCCTTAACATTAGTATTGTGTAGTTGTCCAGTTGGTAGTCCGCCCTTGACTCACAACTAGGGTCGTAGTTTGTTCCATCCTAGTTGCAAGTTCACCCTCGAATGAATCGGGGCTCGTAGTTTCGTAGTTGTCATAGTTACAATTACATCCTCGACTTGCAACTAGGCCCATAGTTTTATTGTCTTCGTTGCAAGTCcactctcgacttgcaagtcatatCATAGCTTTTCGTAGTTCTTTCAGTTTCAAGTCCACCCTCGACAGGTAATTTGTTTCATCCAAATGCAAGCCCACCTTGACCCATAACTCGCCATGTGTTTTGTTTATCATCCCAATTACGGGTCAGTCCTTGACTTGCAACTAGCCTCATAGTTTATTTCTTCCTAGTTGCAAGTCGATTCTTGACTCGCAACAAGGCTTGTAATTTCATAGTTGTCCCAGTTGCAACTCCACCCTCGACTCGCAATTTGACTCATAGTTGTCCCACGCTCTGAGTTGCAAGTCCACGTTCGACTCACAACTCGTCAAGTGCTTTGTTTTTTAACCTAGTTGCAAGTCCACTCTCAACTTGCAATTAGGCTTTGTAGTTTTTTTATCGTCCCAGTTGCTAGTCCATCCATGACTCGCAAATGGTATTGTAGTTTGTGTAGTTGTCCTAGTTGCAAGTCCATCCTCGAGTAGCAACTAGGCCCATATTTTTTTTTGTATCTCAGTTCCATGTCCACCCTCGACTCGCAACAGAGATTGTAGTTTGTTTTTCATCCCAACTGCAAGTCCATCCTTCACTTGTATTTAGGCTTCTATTTGTTCTCATGCAAGTCCACCCTCGAATTGAAACTAGTCTCGTGGTTTTGTGTAGTTATCCGAGTTGCAACTCCAGCCTTGACTCGCAACTCGGCATGTAGTTCCGTTTTTATGCGAGTTACAATTGTACCCTCAACTCGCAATTGGGCTCGAATTTTTATGTCTCCTTAGTTTGCAAGTACACTCTCGGCTCACAACTAGCACCTTCCCTTTTTTGCTCTTCGCTCCTAGTTGCCAGCCCACCCTCTACATGCAAGCAAgctttttttacctttttcattGGTTGCCTTAGTTATTAGCCCACCCTCGTTTTTGCAAATAGGTTGTCCTTTTTATTCTTCGCCCCCAGTTGCAAGCCCACCAACGACTTATAATTTGCATCAATTTTTTTGTCGCAGTTACAAGTTCACATCAACGTGCAACTAGGGTGAGCGATACGCTTTTATGTCAGGTACAATACCATCTTCCATACGCAAAATGAGATCCGTGACACTAGTAGTTACTATTCCATTTtttctttctgattttttttaccaTTTTAGCTCCCCAACATTGTTTTGTTTTAACCCAGCCCATTTTTTCACATGTATGAGTTGCAAGCAGATCTTCGACCAAtattttgatatattttttgaaaGATAAACAATCAAGTTAGAGGGACCCAAGTTTTCATgtcttattttttcaaaaaaaaaatcaaaatttatataattttttaGTTCTCAACACATTGAGTTAGTTCTCCACCATTTATGAAATCTCAGAGTTGTATACCAACGAGACACACCCTTTTGAGTCATATCCCTTTGTATATAATGCTATTTTATTCTCCAATTCAAAAAAAATCGTATTTTCAAAAACTGTGTCACCAATTAAAAAATCATTCACTTCAATTTTGTTTCAGACTTTCAACAGGTGGTCTCATATTCAAATTTTGTatacaaattcaaaaaatgttcagaaaTTTTAGTTTTCTTccctatttttaaaaatgttcagaaattttaaaaatagctcgtGTTTGACAGAAAATTTTCTTAATTTCAAAAATTATTTGAGGCTTTGCAATTCTTCAAGTAATGTTCAATTACACCGTTGACATTAGTTCTTTACGCCCACATTTCCTGTTTCATGCATTGTATTCCTGTTTCTAGCATgcattctttcttcattttcTTGATAGCTTCTTCTGACTGTTTTAACTTTTACTTTGTTTAATTACTTTTTTTATTCATGCTTTGATTGTTTGTACGATCGTTTTCTAGAAAAGAAAATGTTGTTCtaagaataataataaaaggTAAAAGCAGGACAAAAAAAAATACAATGTTACTGTCAAATTTCAAGTAAGTGATTATCTAGCAGAATGAACTGAAATTGTATTACCGTTGAAAATATGATCAACATATGTTAAAAAATCAATGTACATTTAAAATGTTCACCTCATTTGAGAAACTGCTCACCGTGTTATCAAAAAATGTTCTCCATATGTTTGTAAAATGTTAATTCGTATTTTAAAATTATTCACTATGCCATTGAAAATGTTCATTGTATATCACAAAGAAAATTAGTGAACATTTAAAACTGATAACtgtgtttgaaaaaatgttcatgggATTTTAAAAAAAAACATATACAAAAATTAGGTTTACAAAAGAAGACaagaaaatgataaaaacaaaagaaGGCAAAAAAGGGAATAAACTGGAAAGAATAAAAAGAACCAAAACAACAAGCCAAAAACAGAAACCGCAGACAGAAACcaaaaaggaagagaaaaataGTGCAGCGAACAATTATTTCCTTGGTAAGCTAGATAGACAATTTAGTTTAGACTGAACCTCTTTGCAGGAAAATACTAATTATGTCCTTTAGTTAGGCCTTGCTTGAAACCACAAtatattatgataatctggattatgaagatagattatattatcaggtttataaaaataatctaactGAATATGTTTGGAGGTCGGATTATATAAACATTAATCTAGCTTTTATATTGCATAATGATCTGTCTGTCCTGCGCGCGCgttgagaagaaaaaaagaggagggtcGCGGTGGCAGAAATTAGTAATTACAAGGATAATATGTCATTAGCAATTCATAATCTATTTTATCTGGGAtagagtagattgtgagtttCGAATAATCGTTCCATCTAGTTTTATAATCTACAACATAACATGTTTTGTTTGGAAACACTATAGATTATAAAAGCTGGATTATCATAATTTGAGTGGTTCCAAACATCGCCTTAGTGTGGGCAACAACTTTCCGTGAGTTCTAACGTTCGAACCTATTGAAGACAACCTTTTGCTGGAAAAAAATTAGTAGGTAGACGAAACCCGGGCTGGCCCAATTgaagtgtgtgtgggggggggggggggggggcaaagaaGGAAGGTGTAGATGGGAGAAAATCGTACCAAGCTAGACAACTTAAAAGAAACTAACATTTGGTTCATAATCTCGCCAAGTTTGCTTGTAATTTTGGGATTAGGTAGGCACGTGTGGCTGGGCGTGCCTCATGACCCAATGCTTGTAACTATGAACATCAATGATCAATAAAGCGGCGAgaattctcaaaaaaaaacttgaaaaaaaaacattatatGCTCTGATTTTGTTTTAGCATATTAACATGGTATATGAACGCTTAGTACCAGTACCAATCTAACCTGATATACTCGTTCCATTTGCCGTTCTGACGGAATGGTtgttgagtcatcaagcatgtcttCTCAAGACAGGTTAGTATTCATTTATCTAAGCTACCTTGCATATGTGGATAACAGATTCAATTCATCATTGTGCCTCTTGATCAATTCAATGAAGGATGAAGTTGCTGTCACTGCCAAACAGGGTATCGTGTATCTGCAGTTGGAAGCACAGTTCAAGCAATAGAAAAGTCATTGTAGTAACTACAAATCAAAACGAATAAAGCACAAATGACGATCCTGATTAACTTAATAGTAGTACTCAAGATAACAAATTTGTTCACCCAAAACTCTGGTCAAGGACTCAATCTAGAACTCAGTGTACGAAATGCAAACTAATCCCGATCTCCACTACACACATCGCACCACAGAAGTAACATCAATGGTGTCCAATATAAACGCATCAGATCCATTACCAGAAACAGAGCAAATGCTTGTTCAGTCCCTGTGGCGTTTTCATCACATTACAAATCAGCCTGCAAACAAGTAGTACGTACGATTCATCCGAGGCTCCTGGCAAATTATGGCAAACCAACTCATCGCCACCCACCAACGAAGCAAAATCAGGAACACGGATTGCACAGAGAGAAGTTTCCTTTTCAACGACATACGCGATTAACTTTGCTCCAAGATTCAATTCGAACTACAGAGGGAACAGCGAACCACACAAGTCGTGGTTTCATCAAGCTTCGGGAGTCTGCAGGCTGCGAGAAAGCCTGACGGCCCTAGCCGCCGAAGCCGTAGAGGGTGCGGCCCTGACGCTTGAGGGCGTAGACGACGTCCATAGCGGTGACGGTCTTGCGGCGCGCGTGCTCGGTGTAGGTGACGGCGTCGCGGATGACGTTCTCGAGGAAGATCTTGAGCACGCCGCGGGTCTCCTCGTAGATGAGCCCCGAGATGCGCTTcacgccgcccctccgcgccagCCGCCGGATCGCCGGCTTGGTGATGCCCTGGATGTTGTCGCGGAGCACCTTCCTGTGGCGCTTGGCGCCGCCCTTGCCGAGCCCCTTGCCTCCCTTGCCCCGCCCAGACATGGCTGACGATTGATCCTCTTCGAGCTGCGAGCGGATGTTGAATCTGAGGAACGGTGGTGGTGACTGGTGCTGTGATTTGCAGGGAGCGGCCAAGGG encodes:
- the LOC123424203 gene encoding histone H4 translates to MSGRGKGGKGLGKGGAKRHRKVLRDNIQGITKPAIRRLARRGGVKRISGLIYEETRGVLKIFLENVIRDAVTYTEHARRKTVTAMDVVYALKRQGRTLYGFGG